The following proteins are co-located in the Sphingomonas panacis genome:
- a CDS encoding DsbC family protein, translated as MRASNRPKAAFTALLSLAALLGSAPAGAQAASTQTASEGDAEVRILTAEAVQAQKQLQQTFTNLQFEDFGPAPVKGPIYQAVAGGRVIYFAPESEHILFAAVYDKNGVNVTALTQDKSARKRLAVIDPAKALAIGPEGAPTVIEFTDPDCPYCRALERFWLAKAAEGKPVRRLVYFVSGIHPQAAAKAEHILCSPDKAEAFKAVYSGAEPKELRKCTPGHAKVEGDAEIVRQVGIGGTPTLFVDGKLISGFQQAELEEFLASKVAPSRGDK; from the coding sequence ATGCGCGCATCTAACCGCCCCAAGGCGGCATTCACCGCCCTTTTATCGCTGGCCGCGCTGTTGGGATCCGCGCCCGCCGGGGCGCAAGCTGCAAGCACACAAACGGCGAGCGAAGGCGACGCCGAGGTCAGGATTCTGACCGCCGAAGCTGTGCAGGCCCAGAAGCAACTGCAGCAGACATTCACCAATCTTCAGTTCGAGGATTTTGGACCTGCTCCGGTCAAAGGGCCGATCTACCAGGCCGTCGCAGGCGGACGCGTCATCTATTTCGCGCCGGAAAGCGAGCACATCCTCTTCGCCGCCGTTTACGACAAGAATGGCGTCAACGTCACGGCGCTGACGCAAGACAAGAGCGCCCGCAAACGGCTGGCCGTGATCGATCCGGCGAAGGCCCTGGCGATCGGTCCCGAGGGCGCGCCGACCGTCATCGAGTTCACCGATCCGGATTGCCCCTATTGCCGGGCGCTTGAGAGGTTCTGGCTCGCGAAGGCGGCCGAGGGCAAGCCGGTCCGCCGCCTCGTCTATTTCGTCAGCGGCATCCATCCGCAGGCCGCTGCGAAGGCCGAGCATATCCTCTGTTCACCGGACAAGGCCGAGGCCTTCAAGGCGGTCTATTCCGGCGCGGAGCCCAAGGAACTGCGCAAATGCACGCCCGGGCACGCCAAGGTCGAGGGTGACGCCGAGATTGTGCGCCAGGTTGGCATTGGCGGCACCCCCACCCTCTTTGTCGACGGGAAGCTGATTTCCGGTTTCCAGCAAGCCGAACTCGAGGAGTTCCTTGCCAGCAAGGTGGCCCCGTCCCGTGGCGACAAATGA
- a CDS encoding TraE/TraK family type IV conjugative transfer system protein, which translates to MSFLKSSGRQQSDPLLGKPASWGIHRYLQGSSNLFEENRLLKFAIVGLFGVTAVLGMVIYTSNQNQRTVIVPFGSSGDLYVTGNSPSAGYMRTMTRNVVSLAGTYSAYSADRQFQELLSIVHPSAFNGIRDNLNAILDELSNNPTLSIATYIRPDQPVTYSASEILVPVEKVRVIGGVIRKFRGNLRIGYAIENGRFWLTRLSEENFDAELR; encoded by the coding sequence ATGTCCTTTCTCAAATCCTCGGGACGCCAACAGAGCGACCCCTTGCTCGGCAAGCCGGCAAGCTGGGGAATCCACCGCTATCTCCAGGGCTCGTCGAACCTGTTCGAGGAAAACCGCCTGCTGAAGTTCGCGATCGTCGGCCTGTTCGGCGTGACCGCGGTGCTAGGCATGGTGATCTACACCTCGAACCAGAATCAGCGCACGGTCATCGTGCCCTTCGGATCGAGCGGCGATCTCTACGTCACCGGCAATTCCCCCTCGGCCGGCTACATGCGGACCATGACCCGCAACGTCGTGTCGCTGGCGGGCACCTATTCCGCCTATTCGGCCGACCGGCAGTTCCAGGAGCTGCTGAGCATCGTCCACCCGTCCGCTTTCAACGGAATTCGCGACAATCTGAACGCGATCCTGGACGAGTTGTCGAACAACCCGACGCTGTCGATCGCCACCTACATCCGGCCGGATCAGCCGGTCACCTATTCGGCTAGCGAGATCCTCGTCCCCGTCGAGAAGGTCCGCGTGATCGGCGGCGTGATCCGCAAATTCCGCGGCAATCTGCGCATCGGGTACGCGATCGAGAACGGCCGTTTCTGGCTCACCCGCCTTTCCGAGGAGAACTTCGATGCCGAGCTTCGGTAG
- a CDS encoding type I secretion system permease/ATPase gives MSYDVPIVAPKQRFAPWLLEPMRRNKAIYLKVALAATTINLLGLVSSLFTMTVYDRVVPNNATSSLIGLSIGLGIVIIFDFILRLLRAYFVDVAGAQIDHEVGETLFAKLLAIRLDKRKGSTGSLTGIMRELETLRDFFASATITAIVDVPFIVITLALIAVIGGPVVLVPLAMVPLVVLVGVLTHPAMDRLSARSMGDGLLKQSVLVETIGSLETVKASGAGGMLANRWRKAVNQHADSSLGQRLISTIAVTTATSANTMSYAGVVIVGVGLLQANEITMGGLMACSILSGRAVAPLGQIATLLSRMTATRTAYRQINGLMDSPSEGPPGEALVPTAFQGRVELRNLSFRYPGAPEKTLEGINLKIEAGERVALIGRVGSGKSTIARLLLGLYEPEDGLVLIDGTDVRQFDTARLRALMGAALQDNILFAGTVRENICLERSGIDQEEMLRVADLAGTHRFMGQIANGYDLRLTDRGEGLSGGQRQSISLARALAGKPQILVFDEPTSAMDAQTEATLIERLQGELQGRTVILITHRPSLLRLVDRVLVVEGGRIAADGPREDVMQRMAKGKAA, from the coding sequence ATGAGTTATGATGTGCCGATAGTCGCCCCCAAACAGCGCTTCGCGCCCTGGCTGCTGGAGCCCATGCGGCGCAACAAGGCGATTTACCTCAAGGTCGCGCTGGCCGCCACGACCATCAATCTGTTGGGCCTCGTCAGTTCGCTCTTCACGATGACTGTCTATGACCGGGTGGTGCCGAACAATGCCACTTCCTCGCTGATCGGCCTTTCGATCGGCCTTGGCATCGTGATCATATTCGATTTCATCCTGCGCCTGCTGCGCGCCTATTTCGTCGATGTCGCCGGCGCGCAGATCGACCACGAGGTCGGCGAGACGCTGTTCGCCAAGCTGCTCGCCATCCGCCTCGACAAGCGCAAAGGGTCCACCGGGTCTCTGACGGGCATCATGCGGGAGTTGGAGACGCTGCGCGATTTCTTCGCGTCTGCGACTATCACGGCGATCGTCGATGTCCCGTTCATCGTCATCACGCTCGCGCTGATCGCCGTGATCGGCGGACCTGTCGTGCTGGTTCCGCTCGCTATGGTCCCTCTCGTAGTCCTGGTCGGCGTCCTCACGCATCCCGCCATGGATCGCCTTTCCGCGCGAAGCATGGGCGACGGCCTGCTCAAGCAATCGGTTCTGGTCGAGACCATCGGCAGCCTGGAAACCGTGAAGGCGTCGGGCGCCGGGGGAATGCTGGCCAACCGGTGGCGCAAGGCTGTCAATCAGCATGCCGACAGCTCGCTCGGGCAAAGGCTGATCTCCACCATCGCGGTGACAACCGCCACCAGCGCCAACACCATGTCCTATGCGGGCGTTGTCATCGTCGGTGTAGGGCTGTTGCAGGCGAACGAAATCACCATGGGCGGCCTGATGGCCTGTTCGATCCTGTCGGGACGCGCGGTCGCGCCTTTGGGGCAGATAGCGACCCTGCTTTCGAGGATGACCGCAACCCGCACAGCCTATCGCCAGATCAACGGCCTCATGGATTCGCCAAGCGAAGGTCCGCCAGGAGAAGCGCTCGTTCCGACCGCCTTCCAGGGTCGGGTCGAATTGCGCAATCTCTCGTTCCGCTATCCCGGTGCCCCCGAAAAAACACTGGAGGGCATCAATCTCAAGATCGAGGCGGGGGAACGGGTGGCGCTGATCGGGCGCGTGGGGTCCGGGAAATCCACGATCGCACGCCTCCTGCTCGGGTTATATGAGCCGGAGGATGGTCTCGTGCTCATCGACGGCACCGATGTCCGGCAATTCGACACCGCCAGGCTTCGGGCACTGATGGGCGCGGCTTTGCAGGATAATATCCTGTTCGCCGGAACCGTCCGCGAGAATATCTGCCTTGAGCGATCTGGCATCGATCAGGAAGAAATGCTCCGTGTCGCCGATCTTGCCGGCACGCATCGTTTCATGGGACAGATCGCCAACGGATATGATCTCAGGCTCACGGATCGCGGAGAAGGGCTTTCGGGCGGTCAGCGCCAGTCCATCTCTTTGGCGCGCGCTTTGGCTGGCAAGCCGCAGATACTGGTGTTCGATGAACCCACAAGCGCGATGGATGCGCAAACCGAAGCGACATTGATCGAAAGACTGCAAGGCGAACTGCAGGGGCGCACCGTCATCCTCATCACGCATCGGCCCAGCCTCCTGCGACTGGTCGATCGCGTCCTTGTCGTCGAGGGCGGGCGCATTGCTGCAGACGGGCCGCGCGAAGATGTGATGCAGCGGATGGCGAAAGGCAAGGCGGCGTGA
- a CDS encoding TraB/VirB10 family protein codes for MSGGDQDPPAVPLGADEPSAYQAHLAAAADQDDATERGPALLDLKARWASLSSTGKLRAKRAALAGGIALLGYGLYTASTGGGEPVATAPSASKLDMGAGLRGDSLELKLRGDLKKILDGQSLLGDRVTAIEEGKVIPGSGATGASREGDGGPLPPALPGSVPDYPPAPDGSDGGGLPPPPSVPTAPPAPPAPPVEKVVGSIGAATTPIVPRGADGAAADSKKKNRTIYLPPGFMKARLLTGIDALASRDATSNPEPLIARVQAPAVLPNDVKANLSGCFVIGNATGSLAKERVEIQLVSLSCVDFDERSVVDQPVKGFFVDTDGKKGLSGKVVTRAGASLARAFIAGTISGISQTVENTFGETSTSALGTVRTLDAGDAAKTGIAGGLSKSSDKLTDFYLDLARQAGPIVEVGAAKDVVVVIQEGVTLEIKPTAGSKF; via the coding sequence ATGAGCGGCGGGGATCAGGATCCGCCCGCCGTGCCGTTGGGGGCCGACGAACCGAGCGCTTATCAGGCACATCTGGCGGCGGCCGCGGATCAGGACGACGCAACAGAGCGTGGACCTGCGCTGCTCGACCTCAAGGCGCGCTGGGCAAGCCTGAGTTCCACCGGCAAGCTGAGAGCCAAGCGCGCGGCGCTGGCGGGCGGGATCGCGCTCTTGGGCTACGGGCTATACACCGCGAGCACGGGCGGCGGCGAACCCGTAGCGACCGCACCTTCCGCGTCCAAGCTGGACATGGGCGCCGGCCTGCGCGGCGACAGCCTCGAACTCAAACTCCGCGGCGATTTGAAGAAGATCCTCGACGGCCAATCCTTGCTCGGCGACCGGGTCACGGCGATCGAGGAAGGCAAGGTCATCCCCGGCAGCGGTGCGACGGGCGCAAGCAGAGAGGGTGATGGCGGTCCGCTTCCGCCCGCCCTGCCCGGCTCCGTCCCCGACTATCCACCTGCGCCCGACGGCTCTGACGGGGGCGGTCTTCCGCCGCCGCCCTCGGTTCCGACAGCGCCCCCCGCACCGCCCGCACCGCCGGTGGAAAAGGTCGTCGGCTCGATCGGCGCCGCCACTACGCCGATCGTGCCGCGCGGCGCTGACGGTGCGGCGGCCGACTCGAAAAAAAAGAACCGGACGATCTATTTGCCGCCTGGTTTCATGAAAGCGCGTCTGCTGACGGGGATCGACGCGCTGGCGAGCCGGGACGCGACGAGCAATCCCGAGCCGTTGATCGCTCGCGTACAGGCACCCGCCGTGCTTCCCAATGACGTGAAGGCGAACCTCTCGGGCTGCTTCGTGATCGGCAATGCCACGGGAAGCCTGGCCAAGGAGCGCGTGGAGATCCAGCTGGTCTCGTTGTCCTGCGTCGACTTTGACGAGCGCTCGGTGGTCGATCAGCCGGTCAAGGGCTTCTTCGTCGACACCGACGGCAAGAAGGGATTGAGCGGCAAGGTTGTAACACGGGCGGGCGCCAGCCTGGCTCGCGCCTTCATAGCGGGAACGATCAGCGGGATCAGCCAGACTGTCGAGAACACCTTCGGGGAGACATCGACATCGGCCCTGGGCACCGTTCGCACGCTCGATGCGGGCGATGCCGCCAAGACCGGGATCGCCGGCGGCCTGTCGAAATCGTCCGACAAGCTCACCGACTTCTATCTCGATCTTGCGCGTCAGGCGGGGCCCATCGTCGAGGTCGGCGCTGCCAAGGATGTGGTCGTCGTCATCCAGGAAGGTGTCACGCTCGAGATCAAGCCGACAGCGGGGAGCAAGTTCTGA
- a CDS encoding type-F conjugative transfer system secretin TraK produces MPSFGRRTAVRAMPGAILVALAIAPAAPVSAQPIVALPDQTSSIRLSNHDVNHIICVGGEIDDVKFSAEKAIAVERAGSDAWIKFLVKEVEDAGISTRTFVTTPSEFFVSCNGAVYPLYAEPSDIPAQTVTLVPGSTQRARANEELLGPLVEEERAVSITLSLLQDRVPASFAEVAPRIDSFAVAALPSAKLTERRRVEIEGAGLSASEYLVSAASATTLEERAFLDRALGANIFAVTLDRVSLQPGDTARLIVIRRGAVQ; encoded by the coding sequence ATGCCGAGCTTCGGTAGACGAACCGCCGTGCGCGCCATGCCCGGCGCGATATTGGTGGCACTGGCGATCGCGCCGGCTGCCCCCGTGTCCGCTCAGCCGATCGTCGCGCTGCCCGACCAGACCAGCAGCATCCGTCTCTCCAATCACGACGTCAATCACATCATCTGCGTCGGCGGCGAGATCGACGACGTCAAATTTTCCGCCGAGAAGGCCATCGCCGTCGAGCGCGCCGGTTCGGATGCCTGGATCAAGTTCCTGGTCAAGGAGGTCGAGGACGCCGGCATTTCGACGCGCACGTTCGTGACGACGCCCTCGGAGTTCTTCGTCAGCTGCAACGGCGCGGTCTATCCCCTTTACGCGGAACCGTCGGATATCCCCGCGCAGACCGTGACACTGGTTCCCGGCTCGACGCAGCGCGCGCGGGCCAATGAAGAACTGCTGGGTCCGCTGGTGGAGGAGGAACGCGCCGTCTCCATCACGCTCTCGCTGCTCCAGGACCGTGTTCCGGCGAGCTTCGCGGAAGTGGCACCGCGCATCGACAGCTTCGCCGTTGCCGCCCTGCCGAGCGCAAAGCTGACCGAGCGGCGGCGGGTCGAGATCGAGGGCGCCGGGCTCTCTGCTTCCGAATATCTCGTCAGCGCGGCGTCTGCCACGACGCTTGAGGAGCGTGCGTTCCTCGACCGGGCGCTGGGCGCCAACATCTTCGCGGTCACACTCGATCGCGTCTCGCTGCAACCCGGTGATACGGCGCGCCTGATCGTCATTCGCCGCGGAGCGGTCCAATGA
- a CDS encoding FecR domain-containing protein — protein MAASLDRYEQKLTDEARRWVVRLTSGGMTEFEMSRFRNWVADCDHERVLRREMTAWRKLGQLGDFLESTICLPSPVELARKRVRRWRVSGLAVAAGLAVILATPSLLLHARADQIAHASIERLTLPDGSSVVLDAGAAIAVRYAESERKVELLRGRAWFEVKHDKNLPFRVSARPCARRPAARSTAVKSASMTVCRSS, from the coding sequence ATGGCCGCTTCTTTGGACAGGTACGAGCAGAAACTGACCGACGAGGCGAGGCGTTGGGTTGTCCGGCTGACCTCGGGCGGTATGACTGAATTTGAGATGTCCCGATTTCGCAACTGGGTGGCTGATTGCGATCATGAGCGGGTGCTCCGCCGCGAGATGACGGCGTGGCGGAAACTCGGTCAGCTCGGGGATTTCCTGGAGAGTACGATTTGTCTCCCATCCCCAGTTGAACTCGCCCGTAAACGCGTTCGTAGATGGCGAGTCAGCGGTCTCGCGGTCGCTGCAGGGTTGGCGGTAATCCTCGCGACCCCATCGCTTCTACTGCATGCCCGTGCGGATCAAATCGCGCACGCGTCCATTGAGCGACTGACCCTTCCGGACGGCTCTAGTGTCGTTCTCGATGCCGGGGCGGCGATAGCGGTTCGGTATGCCGAAAGTGAGCGCAAGGTCGAACTATTGCGGGGGCGCGCATGGTTCGAGGTGAAGCACGACAAAAATCTGCCTTTTAGAGTTTCGGCCCGTCCTTGTGCTCGACGCCCTGCCGCTCGCTCGACGGCAGTCAAGTCTGCATCCATGACTGTCTGCAGATCAAGCTGA
- a CDS encoding HlyD family type I secretion periplasmic adaptor subunit, with protein MSDGALIEDRAIRIRPKAASNLLLWTVLALLAIAFAWAALTEIDRTVRGQGKVIPSSQLQIISNLEGGVVEAILVRTGQVVKLGAPLLRLNPIQSGADLESGQATHDALLLKIARLEAEIAGHEPRFPPTSNPALANQLAAEQLLHRSRIADLTSLLRASEARVSQAERAIAEAQAAQASRLSAREAARTELEMIRPLVREGIEPRLTLVQAENAAAIAASDAAGAAATLARARSSLAEARASASQQHQDWKARAADELTVARAELNSRSAALPALTDKVQRTTVRAPLAGRINRVLVTTVGGSVRPGDPLLEMVPSDESLLIEAMVLPKDIASVKLGQKARVNISAYDSAVYGSLWGRVVSVSPDAVVNERTGDSHYLVRVRTDGDAIIDRAGRKLPIGSGMGADVSLIGDKRTVLSYILTPITRLQDEAFHE; from the coding sequence GTGAGCGACGGGGCACTGATCGAGGATCGCGCCATTCGTATCCGCCCGAAGGCGGCCTCCAATCTTCTGCTATGGACTGTCCTCGCCTTGCTCGCCATCGCGTTCGCCTGGGCCGCGCTGACCGAGATCGACCGCACCGTGCGGGGGCAGGGCAAGGTCATTCCCAGCTCGCAGCTCCAGATCATTTCCAACCTCGAAGGCGGTGTGGTCGAGGCCATATTGGTGCGAACCGGACAGGTGGTGAAGCTGGGCGCGCCGCTCCTTCGCCTCAATCCGATCCAGTCCGGCGCGGACCTCGAAAGCGGCCAGGCGACGCACGACGCCCTGCTACTCAAGATAGCGCGACTGGAGGCGGAAATCGCCGGCCATGAGCCTCGCTTTCCTCCCACATCCAATCCAGCGCTCGCCAACCAACTCGCGGCCGAGCAGTTGTTACATCGATCGCGGATCGCCGACCTCACCAGTCTTCTGCGCGCCAGCGAGGCGCGGGTCAGCCAGGCCGAACGGGCGATTGCGGAGGCACAGGCGGCACAGGCCTCGCGTCTTTCGGCGCGCGAGGCCGCGCGTACCGAACTGGAAATGATACGGCCGCTAGTGCGAGAGGGCATCGAACCTAGACTTACGCTGGTCCAGGCAGAGAACGCCGCCGCAATCGCGGCGAGCGATGCCGCGGGTGCGGCCGCGACACTGGCGCGTGCCCGTTCTTCGCTGGCGGAAGCCCGTGCCAGCGCCTCTCAACAGCATCAGGACTGGAAAGCACGCGCTGCGGACGAACTGACCGTAGCGCGTGCCGAACTGAACAGTCGCAGCGCAGCGCTTCCAGCGCTCACCGACAAAGTGCAGCGGACGACGGTGCGCGCACCCTTGGCGGGGCGCATAAACCGTGTGCTGGTGACGACGGTGGGCGGAAGTGTCCGGCCAGGTGATCCCCTTCTGGAAATGGTGCCCAGCGACGAAAGCCTGCTCATCGAAGCCATGGTTTTGCCCAAGGACATTGCCTCGGTTAAACTGGGACAGAAAGCCAGGGTCAATATCTCGGCCTATGATAGCGCTGTCTATGGCTCGCTGTGGGGACGCGTGGTTTCGGTTTCCCCTGATGCCGTCGTCAACGAGCGCACGGGCGATAGTCACTATCTTGTCAGGGTCCGGACTGACGGCGACGCCATTATCGATCGCGCTGGACGCAAGCTGCCGATCGGTTCCGGCATGGGCGCGGATGTCAGTCTCATCGGCGACAAACGAACTGTTCTTTCCTACATCCTGACACCAATTACCCGACTTCAGGATGAAGCATTCCACGAGTAA
- a CDS encoding TolC family protein, whose translation MHFSGISFGSGKEKRAGDENGISGNLAFVLALCTMSPAAVRAQSVSLPPPNPRPISSATLADPILEIAERSVPASLFRPEIESAVLNHPSLQEARAGEAEAAAARRQTRAGLFPTVDITLNSNRSIARDFSNDPDNVVERSRALGRTDATLTLQQNVLDFGATSSRIVAGNARVRAAKAGTSASADDIALRAISIWYEVYAQRVLEKVASAFVLSQQRLRHAVERRIEQGVSAPGDLARIDSYIASANIRLASYRRGRLGAEAQYAQIMGHPAPVELMRAPDVSPASISSEDFAGLVDAVPAVKMAEAQAAAARHDARAARAEKLPTVSAGIDAGRYGLFENRQDYDVRGRITLRARLSAGITAREDQASARAHAAEARAARIREEALRDATIAFSDTRALEDQFVAVAANYVASRDARDVLAERFRIARGTLFDVLAAEDSYFSAAASYVQTLLERDVAKYALLSRTGRLLPYLGITIEDEHGSGGQP comes from the coding sequence GTGCATTTTTCCGGCATAAGTTTCGGTAGCGGCAAGGAAAAGCGAGCTGGTGACGAGAACGGAATTTCAGGCAATTTAGCCTTTGTCCTTGCCCTCTGCACGATGAGCCCTGCTGCAGTTCGCGCGCAGTCTGTTTCCCTTCCACCACCCAATCCCCGCCCGATAAGCTCGGCGACCCTTGCCGATCCGATATTGGAGATTGCAGAGCGAAGTGTTCCAGCCTCGCTGTTCCGTCCCGAAATCGAAAGCGCAGTGCTCAATCATCCATCCCTGCAAGAAGCCCGCGCGGGCGAGGCCGAAGCGGCGGCTGCACGACGGCAAACAAGGGCAGGGCTGTTTCCCACAGTAGATATCACGCTCAACAGCAACCGGTCGATCGCGCGTGATTTTTCCAACGATCCGGACAATGTCGTCGAGCGTTCGCGGGCATTGGGTCGGACCGATGCCACCCTCACCCTGCAACAGAATGTGTTGGATTTCGGCGCGACCTCGAGCCGGATTGTCGCGGGCAATGCGCGGGTCCGGGCCGCGAAGGCAGGCACCAGCGCCTCGGCCGACGATATCGCATTGCGGGCGATCAGCATCTGGTATGAGGTCTATGCCCAGCGGGTGCTCGAAAAAGTCGCCAGCGCCTTCGTCCTGAGCCAACAGCGCCTGCGCCATGCCGTCGAGCGGCGGATAGAACAGGGTGTTTCCGCTCCGGGGGATCTGGCGCGGATCGATAGCTATATCGCGAGCGCCAACATCCGACTGGCATCCTACCGACGCGGGCGGCTAGGCGCGGAAGCGCAATATGCGCAAATCATGGGCCACCCAGCCCCCGTTGAACTGATGCGCGCGCCCGACGTGTCGCCCGCTTCGATCAGCTCGGAGGATTTCGCCGGCCTCGTGGATGCCGTTCCGGCGGTGAAAATGGCGGAGGCGCAAGCGGCAGCGGCGCGGCATGATGCAAGGGCGGCCCGCGCAGAGAAACTCCCCACCGTGTCCGCCGGGATCGATGCGGGGCGCTATGGTCTCTTCGAAAACAGGCAGGATTATGACGTGCGCGGCCGTATTACCCTGCGCGCCCGACTTTCGGCGGGAATCACGGCACGGGAAGACCAGGCTTCCGCCCGCGCGCATGCGGCGGAAGCACGGGCCGCACGGATCAGAGAGGAAGCGCTACGCGATGCGACCATCGCCTTTTCCGACACTCGCGCGCTCGAAGATCAGTTTGTCGCCGTCGCTGCCAACTATGTCGCGAGCCGGGACGCGAGGGATGTCCTTGCCGAACGGTTCCGCATCGCGCGCGGCACTCTGTTCGACGTCCTGGCGGCAGAAGACAGCTATTTCAGCGCTGCCGCAAGCTATGTGCAGACGTTGCTTGAAAGGGATGTCGCCAAATACGCCCTTCTCTCGCGAACGGGCCGACTGCTCCCGTATCTTGGCATCACGATCGAAGACGAACACGGCTCGGGGGGCCAGCCATGA
- a CDS encoding RNA polymerase sigma factor gives MPSNAAVLSRLIATEQRPLRRMFARMVDRENLEDTLQMLWLRVQRVEDHPPINDKLAFLYYLARNVALDQGRAEARRKRLNAEIESIVWGADYVPPIDEVVIAKDELARVLAAAEAMPEPTRTIFFLNRIENVPQRDIAVRLGVSRTTVEKHMGRALATLGDALAER, from the coding sequence ATGCCCTCGAACGCTGCCGTCTTGTCGCGATTGATCGCCACCGAACAGCGCCCGCTGCGGCGGATGTTCGCGCGCATGGTTGATCGCGAGAATCTGGAGGACACGCTGCAGATGCTGTGGCTCCGGGTCCAGCGGGTCGAGGACCATCCGCCGATCAACGACAAGCTGGCATTTCTCTACTATCTCGCCCGCAACGTGGCACTCGACCAGGGCCGAGCGGAGGCCCGCCGCAAGCGCCTCAACGCGGAGATTGAGAGCATCGTCTGGGGCGCGGACTATGTACCGCCCATCGACGAGGTGGTGATCGCAAAAGACGAACTCGCCCGGGTGCTTGCCGCCGCGGAAGCGATGCCCGAACCGACACGGACGATCTTCTTCCTCAATCGCATCGAGAATGTTCCCCAGCGTGATATCGCGGTCAGGCTCGGTGTATCGCGAACGACGGTCGAAAAGCATATGGGCCGGGCGCTCGCGACACTTGGCGATGCGCTCGCGGAACGCTAG
- a CDS encoding helix-turn-helix domain-containing protein: MAHQSVDSGSGASPLGLMKQMAGRRIEDERRRIGVSQRRLALRAGFSVSWVREIESGNPKVRIDDHLRCFEALDISQSYILIPMIFNAGGRFFPPQLLVGDIRHMEARLLDFLVEENLTYIRTLLDASRATSASQSEGDGRSGGGGELHRTQIDDTESDRP; the protein is encoded by the coding sequence ATGGCGCATCAAAGCGTAGACTCCGGATCCGGCGCGTCTCCGCTCGGCTTGATGAAGCAAATGGCGGGAAGACGCATCGAAGACGAACGGAGACGGATTGGCGTGAGCCAACGGCGACTCGCCCTGCGCGCTGGATTTAGCGTGAGCTGGGTGCGTGAGATCGAGTCGGGAAATCCGAAGGTCCGCATCGACGATCATCTGCGCTGCTTCGAAGCGCTCGATATTTCGCAGAGCTACATCCTCATACCGATGATCTTCAATGCTGGCGGGCGGTTCTTCCCGCCCCAGCTGCTCGTGGGAGATATCCGCCATATGGAGGCGAGGCTTCTCGATTTTCTGGTGGAGGAAAACCTGACCTACATTCGCACACTCCTGGATGCGAGCCGGGCAACGAGCGCCAGCCAAAGTGAGGGTGACGGCCGATCTGGCGGCGGCGGGGAACTCCATAGAACGCAGATCGATGACACCGAGTCGGATCGACCGTAA
- a CDS encoding HU family DNA-binding protein, giving the protein MNIGELAKGAAAAMSTSEANAKSAITAVFDQIAAAAAKGEEIAIPGFGKFSVRDRPERQGRNPATGEAMTIAASKKVSFAAAKGLKDKL; this is encoded by the coding sequence ATGAATATCGGTGAACTGGCAAAAGGTGCCGCTGCGGCGATGAGCACAAGCGAAGCGAACGCCAAGTCTGCGATAACGGCCGTGTTCGATCAGATTGCCGCTGCGGCCGCCAAGGGCGAAGAAATAGCGATCCCCGGCTTCGGCAAGTTTTCCGTCAGGGATCGACCCGAGCGTCAGGGCCGCAATCCGGCGACTGGTGAGGCGATGACCATCGCGGCGTCGAAGAAGGTGTCGTTCGCCGCCGCAAAGGGGCTAAAAGACAAGCTCTGA
- a CDS encoding type IV conjugative transfer system protein TraL codes for MDERLPQYLHGPVQILWFGSDEFILVVSTVFVAVIVGGVIGWALIGALLLFIPWKRTKARGFIPHLAWRWGLVRFRHYPGPTQTRFYE; via the coding sequence TTGGATGAGCGTCTGCCCCAGTATCTGCACGGCCCGGTTCAGATCCTCTGGTTCGGATCGGACGAGTTCATTCTGGTCGTGTCGACCGTCTTCGTCGCCGTGATCGTCGGCGGAGTGATCGGCTGGGCGCTCATCGGTGCTCTTCTCCTTTTCATCCCCTGGAAGCGGACCAAGGCGCGGGGCTTCATCCCGCATCTCGCCTGGCGCTGGGGCCTCGTGCGCTTCCGCCACTATCCGGGTCCCACGCAGACCCGGTTCTACGAGTGA